One Thalassoglobus sp. JC818 genomic region harbors:
- a CDS encoding tetratricopeptide repeat protein — protein MIVLIKMILPVILLGTGFLTSMPIVADDGVVTVEPPEQFIVHATSAAVMHGSERVNTVALGTLFEATLQRGPWRYSKAINGWVHMRDLVPLDGAVDEFSSRIEQEPTAETYHLRGIAYMAAEDWGRAVNDLEKAYDLGESSASLHLNLGQSLIGLGLREKALEEYSSVLKTYPDEVVALLARGNLFLDIENFSAAIRDFEKVISLQEGNAEAYNGKGVALSLQNQYDEAVIAFNGAINADPHFLEAVLNRAYALKSLEQFDLAQKDYELALTVDNESAAAQNDFAWMLATCSDSNFRKPKRAIELALAANRSTEYRDPGFIDTLAAAYAADGQFEKAIQTCETAIELVEDEEELEELKTRIQSYRESQPYIESVDEPSLPEDSEEAVDSSSTE, from the coding sequence ATGATTGTTCTGATCAAAATGATACTCCCGGTGATCTTACTGGGTACCGGGTTCTTAACATCCATGCCGATTGTGGCGGACGATGGAGTCGTAACTGTTGAACCGCCGGAGCAATTCATCGTGCACGCGACGTCTGCTGCGGTCATGCACGGCAGCGAACGCGTTAATACCGTCGCTCTCGGAACACTGTTTGAAGCCACTCTTCAGCGAGGTCCATGGCGATATTCGAAGGCGATCAACGGTTGGGTTCACATGCGAGATCTGGTGCCTCTCGATGGAGCCGTAGATGAGTTTAGCTCACGAATCGAACAAGAGCCGACAGCCGAAACGTATCACCTGCGGGGAATTGCTTATATGGCCGCAGAAGACTGGGGAAGGGCGGTCAACGATCTCGAGAAAGCTTACGACCTCGGCGAGAGTTCCGCTTCGCTTCACCTGAATCTCGGCCAGTCGCTGATTGGTTTGGGCCTGCGTGAAAAGGCCCTTGAAGAGTACTCGTCCGTTCTGAAAACTTATCCAGATGAAGTCGTGGCTCTGCTCGCTCGAGGCAATCTGTTCCTCGACATCGAGAACTTCTCCGCCGCGATTCGAGACTTCGAGAAGGTCATTTCACTCCAGGAAGGAAACGCCGAAGCATATAACGGAAAAGGAGTTGCGCTGAGCCTCCAGAATCAGTACGACGAAGCAGTCATCGCCTTCAATGGAGCCATCAATGCTGACCCGCACTTCTTGGAAGCAGTTTTGAATCGAGCTTACGCTCTCAAGTCGCTTGAGCAATTCGATCTGGCGCAGAAGGACTACGAACTCGCGCTGACAGTCGACAACGAATCCGCCGCAGCTCAAAACGACTTCGCCTGGATGCTCGCGACATGCTCCGACTCCAACTTCCGAAAACCGAAACGGGCGATCGAACTCGCTCTCGCTGCCAATCGTTCCACGGAGTACCGGGATCCCGGGTTCATCGACACACTCGCTGCCGCTTATGCAGCAGATGGTCAATTCGAGAAAGCGATCCAAACTTGCGAGACCGCGATTGAACTGGTTGAAGATGAAGAAGAACTCGAAGAGCTGAAAACGCGAATTCAGAGCTATCGCGAAAGTCAGCCCTACATCGAATCTGTGGACGAACCGTCTCTTCCGGAAGATTCCGAAGAAGCAGTTGATTCATCCTCAACCGAGTGA